Genomic window (Candidatus Sulfotelmatobacter sp.):
GTGGCCACGGCGCTGGTGGCGTGGATGAGTGAACTGCTGGTGGGCGCGGTGGAGGGGGCATCGGAGTCGCTCGGCCTCACGCCGGTGTTCGTCGGGGTGATCGTGGTGGCGGTGATCGGCAACGCCGCCGAGCACTCGACCGCGGTCACCCTGGCGATCCGCAACCAGATGGATCTCGCCTTGAACATCGCGATCGGCTCGAGCATTCAGATCGCGCTGTTCGTTGCCCCACTGCTGGTGTTCGTCTCCTACGCGCTGCCGCACGGCGCGATGAATCTGCGCTTCACGCCCTTCGAGGTGCTGGCGGTCGGAATCAGCGCGGCGGTCGCCAGTCTTGTCTCGCAGGATGGCGAATCGAACTGGCTCGAGGGCGCACTGATGCTGGCGGTCTACGGCATCCTGGCGATGGCCTTCTACTTCCTGCCCGCCGCCTGAGTCGCACGGCGCGTTCGCACCGGGGCGGGTTCGCGCTTGAGCTTGACCCTCTCGCCCGCGGTCCGACCGGCGTTGCCGAGTCCGAGCTTCCGGGCGAGCGCGCCGAGCGTTTCCTGCTCCCCGGGCGTGAGCACCGAGTACAGCTCGCGGATCTCGCCGGCGTGCGCCGGGAAGATGCGGCTGATCAGGCGCCGGCCCTCGGGTGACAGTTGCACGCGGCTGCAGCGCCGATCGTTCTCGCTCGGCTCGCGGCGCACCAGCTCGCGCTTCTCCAGATTGTCGAGCACGGTCGTGATGTTGGCACCGCTGCTCAGGCGCTTCTCGCTCAACGCCGTCGGCGACAGCGGACCCAGGAACAGGAGCGTTTCGAGCACTCCGAACTGGCTTTCGGTGAGCCCGGCCGCGTTCACCCAGCGCTCGAGCAGCGTCTTGAGCGTGCCGGCCGCGCGCATCAGCTTGATGTGCGCGTTGAGGGCGCGAACCTCGGCCGGGTTTCCCGAATAGCGGGTGGGCATGCGGTGTCTCCTCGTGGCCAGGGCTGGGCCCGGACGATCGCCCGTCCGGCCCACCCTAGCACGCGCCTCAGTGCAGCAGCCGCGAGAGCCACAGATCTACCGACCAGGCGCCGCTGCCGTGCCAGATCACGACCAGCGCGAGCGCCATCGCCAGCAGGTGGTATTCGAAGCCCTCGCCCTGGTTCTGCCCGTACCAGTTCATGAAGAAGCCGTGGGGCCGATGGACGCGCAGGGTCGCGACCAGCATCACCACGGCAATGCCGAGCGCCGCGAGGCGGCCGAACACCCCGAAGATCAGCGCCACCGATCCCAGCGACTCGGCGGTGATCGCCGCCGCCGTGAGCGGATAGGGAATACCCATGCTGGCGAAGCCGCTGAGCGTGCCGCGCAGCCCGCCGCCGCCAAACCAGCCGAACAGCTTCTGGAGTCCGTGGGGAAGGATCACGAGCCCCAGCACGATGCGAACCAGCGCCACCGCCGGATCGGGGGTGGTGGAAAGCAATGCCTGCCACATGAGCGAACCTCTCGAGCGACCGAGCCGGCGCCGCCCCGATCCGCGGCCTCGGACCCGCCGGCGCAATCGATTCGATGTCGAAGCAATTGCTTCGATGTCAAAACAATTGTCGTGCGGCGCAGATGGTTGATGGGGGGATGCGGGCCGCTAAGTCATTGAAATGCGGTCCGGTTTCTGCCGAATTCCGGTCCGCGGGAAACGATCCACAGTCTTCGCCGCACAACCAGGACAATGGCGCGGGCCCGCCGCGCTCGAGCCGGGCGCGAGAAAAGCGCGTTTCCGGGAGCCGGGCCTCTGCTACTCTTCCTCGCACCAGGAGGGCTACCCCATGACCGTCACACCCCAGAGATCCGCACGCGTCGACGAGCTGGTGCGCCGTCTGGACGAGGCGGTCGCGGTCCGCGACGACGAAGGTCGATGTCGCAACGTGAAGCGCGTGCTCAGCGAAATGCTGAGTGCCGGCGAGCAGTTTCTCGACCCCGCATTCCTCCAGCCCACCCCCAATGTCTACGCTCGCCGCCTGCTGCATCGCGATCCCGCCGGCCGCTACACCGCGCTGGTCATGGTCTGGGATCGCGGGCAGGGAACCCCGCTCCACGACCACGCCGGCATGTGGTGCGTCGAGTGCGTCTACCAGGGCCGGATTCGGGTCACCTCCTACTCGGTGCACGGCGGCGACCCCGACACCGGCGTCGTCCAGTTCCGAAAAGAGAACGAGATCCACGCCGGC
Coding sequences:
- a CDS encoding MarR family transcriptional regulator; this translates as MPTRYSGNPAEVRALNAHIKLMRAAGTLKTLLERWVNAAGLTESQFGVLETLLFLGPLSPTALSEKRLSSGANITTVLDNLEKRELVRREPSENDRRCSRVQLSPEGRRLISRIFPAHAGEIRELYSVLTPGEQETLGALARKLGLGNAGRTAGERVKLKREPAPVRTRRATQAAGRK
- a CDS encoding DoxX family protein, coding for MWQALLSTTPDPAVALVRIVLGLVILPHGLQKLFGWFGGGGLRGTLSGFASMGIPYPLTAAAITAESLGSVALIFGVFGRLAALGIAVVMLVATLRVHRPHGFFMNWYGQNQGEGFEYHLLAMALALVVIWHGSGAWSVDLWLSRLLH
- a CDS encoding cysteine dioxygenase family protein — translated: MTVTPQRSARVDELVRRLDEAVAVRDDEGRCRNVKRVLSEMLSAGEQFLDPAFLQPTPNVYARRLLHRDPAGRYTALVMVWDRGQGTPLHDHAGMWCVECVYQGRIRVTSYSVHGGDPDTGVVQFRKENEIHAGPGEAGALIPPFEYHVLENAGDMPAVTLHVYGGEMTYCHIFNPVDGGWRRAFRELSYTA